Proteins from a genomic interval of Salvelinus alpinus chromosome 7, SLU_Salpinus.1, whole genome shotgun sequence:
- the LOC139581670 gene encoding cytoplasmic polyadenylation element-binding protein 4-like isoform X4 has product MDDYGFGVLVKNNCSGIKSAFPVRIPPHLQPQPSHLNHPANPPSPPSFINSTSATNGGGSAWLFPSVTPHSNMQDEILDSDKAKALDLQEKAQPQALSPGQQEAGGGLGELDGSLPEDCSMEKGSLESSGGKEKLRGGMDSPPVLGGFDYQDSLGMATSGAQSTTTTSSLTSFNNWSPTVPSNPSPVASEDVGSGFFGPAGSNANGPPMLFQNFSHHAGPGFGGVGGSFSPQIGPVSQHHPSPHPHHYHPHNQGVPPQHRRSPASPHPPQPSSPPHPHRSGAFTQLPHLAPAQSKPPSPWGSYQSPVPSTPTSTSWSPGVGYGGWGGSQGVREYRRGLNGGVTALNSISPLKKSFPNNQVPSQKYLRNNTGFNHKAWMEDSMSRTDNFPFQERTRSFDGFSMHSLENSLIDIMRAEQDSLKGRYGFSHQGGDGSLPMNGHSNLFPMGDEHSFGEDESGDQGLPGLGSAHCFPQLNGERVERYSRKVFVGGLPPDIDEDEITASFRRFGHLFVDWPHKAESKSYFPPKGYAFLLFQDESSVQDLIDACIEEDGKLYLCVSSPTIKDKPVQIRPWNLNDSDFVMDGSQPLDPRKTIFVGGVPRPLRAVELAMIMDRLYGGVCYAGIDTDPELKYPKGAGRVAFSNQQSYIAAISARFVQLQHGEIDKRVEVKPYVLDDQLCDECQGTRCGGKFAPFFCANVTCLQYYCEYCWATIHSRAGREFHKPLVKEGGDRPRHISFRWN; this is encoded by the exons ATGGACGACTACGGCTTCGGAGTCCTGGTGAAGAATAACTGCAGTGGCATTAAATCTGCTTTCCCCGTGAGGATCCCTCCTCACCTCCAACCCCAGCCCTCCCACCTCAATCACCCCGCCAACCCCCCCAGCCCCCCTTCATTCATCAATAGCACCTCAGCCACCAATGGAGGAGGTAGTGCCTGGCTGTTCCCCTCCGTAACACCCCACAGTAACATGCAGGATGAGATCCTTGACTCCGACAAGGCCAAAGCCCTGGACCTGCAGGAGAAGGCCCAGCCGCAGGCCCTCTCCCCTGGGCAGCAAGAGGCCGGAGGTGGCCTAGGGGAGCTAGATGGGTCTCTACCTGAGGACTGCTCCATGGAGAAGGGCTCATTGGAGAGCAGCGGTGGGAAGGAGAAGCTTAGGGGTGGGATGGACTCTCCTCCGGTGCTGGGGGGGTTTGACTACCAGGACAGCCTGGGGATGGCGACGTCTGGAGCCCAGTCCACCACCACTACCTCCTCCCTGACCTCCTTCAACAACTGGTCCCCAACCGTACCCTCCAACCCCTCCCCCGTGGCCAGTGAGGACGTTGGGAGCGGGTTCTTTGGCCCGGCCGGTTCCAATGCTAACGGACCCCCGATGCTTTTCCAGAACTTCTCCCACCACGCCGGGCCCGGCTTCGGAGGGGTGGGGGGTAGCTTCTCCCCCCAGATTGGCCCTGTCTCCCAGCACCACCCTTCTCCacacccccaccactaccacccccACAACCAGGGGGTCCCCCCGCAGCACCGCCGTTCCCCAGCCTCCCCCCACCCGCCCCAGCCCTCCTCCCCCCCTCACCCCCACCGCTCTGGAGCCTTCACCCAGCTGCCCCACCTGGCCCCTGCCCAGTCAAAGCCCCCCTCCCCTTGGGGCAGCTACCAGAGCCCTGTCCCCTCCACCCCCACTTCCACGTCCTGGAGCCCTGGAGTGGGGTACGGTGGCTGGGGAGGGTCACAGGGGGTCCGAGAGTACCGCAGGGGCCTCAACGGAGGGGTGACGGCCCTCAACTCCATCTCACCACTAAAGAAGTCTTTCCCCAACAACCAG GTTCCCTCTCAGAAGTATCTTCGTAACAACACTGGGTTCAACCACAAGGCTTGGATGGAAGACAGCATGAGTCGCACTGACAACTTCCCTTTCCAG GAGAGAACCCGTTCCTTTGATGGCTTCAGCATGCACTCCCTGGAGAACAGTCTGATTGATATTATGAGGGCTGAACAGGATTCCTTGAAAG GTCGCTATGGTTTCTCTCACCAGGGCGGAGATGGGTCTTTGCCCATGAATG GTCACTCTAACCTGTTCCCCATGGGGGACGAGCACTCCTTCGGAGAGGACGAGTCAGGTGACCAGGGACTTCCTGGTTTAGGATCCGCCCACTGTTTCCCGCAGCTCAACGGAGAGCGAGTGGAGAGGTACTCACGCAAGGTGTTTGTGGGAGGACTGCCCCCCGATATAGACGAAG ATGAGATCACTGCCAGTTTCCGCCGGTTCGGTCACCTGTTTGTCGATTGGCCCCACAAGGCTGAGAGCAAGTCCTATTTCCCACCCAAAG GTTATGCATTCTTGCTGTTCCAAGACGAGAGCTCTGTCCAGGATCTGATTGATGCCTGTATCGAGGAGGATGGCAAGCTCTACCTCTGTGTCTCCAGCCCCACCATCAAGGACAAGCCT GTCCAGATCCGTCCCTGGAACCTGAACGACAGTGACTTTGTGATGGACGGCTCTCAGcctctggaccccaggaagaccaTCTTCGTAGGGGGGGTGCCACGTCCTCTACGTGCAG TGGAGCTGGCCATGATAATGGatcgtctgtatggaggagtgtgtTACGCTGGCATCGACACAGACCCTGAGCTGAAATACCCTAAAGGAGCGGGCCGTGTGGCCTTCTCCAATCAGCAGAGCTACATCGCTGCTATCAGCGCTCGATTCGTTCAGCTGCAGCACGGCGAGATCGACAAACGG gTGGAAGTGAAGCCATACGTGCTGGATGACCAGCTGTGTGACGAGTGCCAGGGGACACGCTGTGGGGGGAAGTTCGCTCCCTTCTTCTGCGCTAACGTCACCTGTCTCCAGTACTACTGTGAGTACTGCTGGGCCACCATCCACTCCCGGGCCGGACGAGAGTTCCACAAGCCACTGGTCAAGGAGGGGGGTGACCGGCCCCGACACATATCCTTCAGGTGGAACTAG
- the LOC139581670 gene encoding cytoplasmic polyadenylation element-binding protein 4-like isoform X5 — protein sequence MEDSMSRTDNFPFQQERTRSFDGFSMHSLENSLIDIMRAEQDSLKGRYGFSHQGGDGSLPMNARSYGRRRGHSNLFPMGDEHSFGEDESGDQGLPGLGSAHCFPQLNGERVERYSRKVFVGGLPPDIDEDEITASFRRFGHLFVDWPHKAESKSYFPPKGYAFLLFQDESSVQDLIDACIEEDGKLYLCVSSPTIKDKPVQIRPWNLNDSDFVMDGSQPLDPRKTIFVGGVPRPLRAVELAMIMDRLYGGVCYAGIDTDPELKYPKGAGRVAFSNQQSYIAAISARFVQLQHGEIDKRVEVKPYVLDDQLCDECQGTRCGGKFAPFFCANVTCLQYYCEYCWATIHSRAGREFHKPLVKEGGDRPRHISFRWN from the exons ATGGAAGACAGCATGAGTCGCACTGACAACTTCCCTTTCCAG cAGGAGAGAACCCGTTCCTTTGATGGCTTCAGCATGCACTCCCTGGAGAACAGTCTGATTGATATTATGAGGGCTGAACAGGATTCCTTGAAAG GTCGCTATGGTTTCTCTCACCAGGGCGGAGATGGGTCTTTGCCCATGAATG CTAGGAGCTATGGCAGACGACGAG GTCACTCTAACCTGTTCCCCATGGGGGACGAGCACTCCTTCGGAGAGGACGAGTCAGGTGACCAGGGACTTCCTGGTTTAGGATCCGCCCACTGTTTCCCGCAGCTCAACGGAGAGCGAGTGGAGAGGTACTCACGCAAGGTGTTTGTGGGAGGACTGCCCCCCGATATAGACGAAG ATGAGATCACTGCCAGTTTCCGCCGGTTCGGTCACCTGTTTGTCGATTGGCCCCACAAGGCTGAGAGCAAGTCCTATTTCCCACCCAAAG GTTATGCATTCTTGCTGTTCCAAGACGAGAGCTCTGTCCAGGATCTGATTGATGCCTGTATCGAGGAGGATGGCAAGCTCTACCTCTGTGTCTCCAGCCCCACCATCAAGGACAAGCCT GTCCAGATCCGTCCCTGGAACCTGAACGACAGTGACTTTGTGATGGACGGCTCTCAGcctctggaccccaggaagaccaTCTTCGTAGGGGGGGTGCCACGTCCTCTACGTGCAG TGGAGCTGGCCATGATAATGGatcgtctgtatggaggagtgtgtTACGCTGGCATCGACACAGACCCTGAGCTGAAATACCCTAAAGGAGCGGGCCGTGTGGCCTTCTCCAATCAGCAGAGCTACATCGCTGCTATCAGCGCTCGATTCGTTCAGCTGCAGCACGGCGAGATCGACAAACGG gTGGAAGTGAAGCCATACGTGCTGGATGACCAGCTGTGTGACGAGTGCCAGGGGACACGCTGTGGGGGGAAGTTCGCTCCCTTCTTCTGCGCTAACGTCACCTGTCTCCAGTACTACTGTGAGTACTGCTGGGCCACCATCCACTCCCGGGCCGGACGAGAGTTCCACAAGCCACTGGTCAAGGAGGGGGGTGACCGGCCCCGACACATATCCTTCAGGTGGAACTAG
- the LOC139581670 gene encoding cytoplasmic polyadenylation element-binding protein 4-like isoform X3 — MDDYGFGVLVKNNCSGIKSAFPVRIPPHLQPQPSHLNHPANPPSPPSFINSTSATNGGGSAWLFPSVTPHSNMQDEILDSDKAKALDLQEKAQPQALSPGQQEAGGGLGELDGSLPEDCSMEKGSLESSGGKEKLRGGMDSPPVLGGFDYQDSLGMATSGAQSTTTTSSLTSFNNWSPTVPSNPSPVASEDVGSGFFGPAGSNANGPPMLFQNFSHHAGPGFGGVGGSFSPQIGPVSQHHPSPHPHHYHPHNQGVPPQHRRSPASPHPPQPSSPPHPHRSGAFTQLPHLAPAQSKPPSPWGSYQSPVPSTPTSTSWSPGVGYGGWGGSQGVREYRRGLNGGVTALNSISPLKKSFPNNQVPSQKYLRNNTGFNHKAWMEDSMSRTDNFPFQQERTRSFDGFSMHSLENSLIDIMRAEQDSLKGRYGFSHQGGDGSLPMNGHSNLFPMGDEHSFGEDESGDQGLPGLGSAHCFPQLNGERVERYSRKVFVGGLPPDIDEDEITASFRRFGHLFVDWPHKAESKSYFPPKGYAFLLFQDESSVQDLIDACIEEDGKLYLCVSSPTIKDKPVQIRPWNLNDSDFVMDGSQPLDPRKTIFVGGVPRPLRAVELAMIMDRLYGGVCYAGIDTDPELKYPKGAGRVAFSNQQSYIAAISARFVQLQHGEIDKRVEVKPYVLDDQLCDECQGTRCGGKFAPFFCANVTCLQYYCEYCWATIHSRAGREFHKPLVKEGGDRPRHISFRWN, encoded by the exons ATGGACGACTACGGCTTCGGAGTCCTGGTGAAGAATAACTGCAGTGGCATTAAATCTGCTTTCCCCGTGAGGATCCCTCCTCACCTCCAACCCCAGCCCTCCCACCTCAATCACCCCGCCAACCCCCCCAGCCCCCCTTCATTCATCAATAGCACCTCAGCCACCAATGGAGGAGGTAGTGCCTGGCTGTTCCCCTCCGTAACACCCCACAGTAACATGCAGGATGAGATCCTTGACTCCGACAAGGCCAAAGCCCTGGACCTGCAGGAGAAGGCCCAGCCGCAGGCCCTCTCCCCTGGGCAGCAAGAGGCCGGAGGTGGCCTAGGGGAGCTAGATGGGTCTCTACCTGAGGACTGCTCCATGGAGAAGGGCTCATTGGAGAGCAGCGGTGGGAAGGAGAAGCTTAGGGGTGGGATGGACTCTCCTCCGGTGCTGGGGGGGTTTGACTACCAGGACAGCCTGGGGATGGCGACGTCTGGAGCCCAGTCCACCACCACTACCTCCTCCCTGACCTCCTTCAACAACTGGTCCCCAACCGTACCCTCCAACCCCTCCCCCGTGGCCAGTGAGGACGTTGGGAGCGGGTTCTTTGGCCCGGCCGGTTCCAATGCTAACGGACCCCCGATGCTTTTCCAGAACTTCTCCCACCACGCCGGGCCCGGCTTCGGAGGGGTGGGGGGTAGCTTCTCCCCCCAGATTGGCCCTGTCTCCCAGCACCACCCTTCTCCacacccccaccactaccacccccACAACCAGGGGGTCCCCCCGCAGCACCGCCGTTCCCCAGCCTCCCCCCACCCGCCCCAGCCCTCCTCCCCCCCTCACCCCCACCGCTCTGGAGCCTTCACCCAGCTGCCCCACCTGGCCCCTGCCCAGTCAAAGCCCCCCTCCCCTTGGGGCAGCTACCAGAGCCCTGTCCCCTCCACCCCCACTTCCACGTCCTGGAGCCCTGGAGTGGGGTACGGTGGCTGGGGAGGGTCACAGGGGGTCCGAGAGTACCGCAGGGGCCTCAACGGAGGGGTGACGGCCCTCAACTCCATCTCACCACTAAAGAAGTCTTTCCCCAACAACCAG GTTCCCTCTCAGAAGTATCTTCGTAACAACACTGGGTTCAACCACAAGGCTTGGATGGAAGACAGCATGAGTCGCACTGACAACTTCCCTTTCCAG cAGGAGAGAACCCGTTCCTTTGATGGCTTCAGCATGCACTCCCTGGAGAACAGTCTGATTGATATTATGAGGGCTGAACAGGATTCCTTGAAAG GTCGCTATGGTTTCTCTCACCAGGGCGGAGATGGGTCTTTGCCCATGAATG GTCACTCTAACCTGTTCCCCATGGGGGACGAGCACTCCTTCGGAGAGGACGAGTCAGGTGACCAGGGACTTCCTGGTTTAGGATCCGCCCACTGTTTCCCGCAGCTCAACGGAGAGCGAGTGGAGAGGTACTCACGCAAGGTGTTTGTGGGAGGACTGCCCCCCGATATAGACGAAG ATGAGATCACTGCCAGTTTCCGCCGGTTCGGTCACCTGTTTGTCGATTGGCCCCACAAGGCTGAGAGCAAGTCCTATTTCCCACCCAAAG GTTATGCATTCTTGCTGTTCCAAGACGAGAGCTCTGTCCAGGATCTGATTGATGCCTGTATCGAGGAGGATGGCAAGCTCTACCTCTGTGTCTCCAGCCCCACCATCAAGGACAAGCCT GTCCAGATCCGTCCCTGGAACCTGAACGACAGTGACTTTGTGATGGACGGCTCTCAGcctctggaccccaggaagaccaTCTTCGTAGGGGGGGTGCCACGTCCTCTACGTGCAG TGGAGCTGGCCATGATAATGGatcgtctgtatggaggagtgtgtTACGCTGGCATCGACACAGACCCTGAGCTGAAATACCCTAAAGGAGCGGGCCGTGTGGCCTTCTCCAATCAGCAGAGCTACATCGCTGCTATCAGCGCTCGATTCGTTCAGCTGCAGCACGGCGAGATCGACAAACGG gTGGAAGTGAAGCCATACGTGCTGGATGACCAGCTGTGTGACGAGTGCCAGGGGACACGCTGTGGGGGGAAGTTCGCTCCCTTCTTCTGCGCTAACGTCACCTGTCTCCAGTACTACTGTGAGTACTGCTGGGCCACCATCCACTCCCGGGCCGGACGAGAGTTCCACAAGCCACTGGTCAAGGAGGGGGGTGACCGGCCCCGACACATATCCTTCAGGTGGAACTAG
- the LOC139581670 gene encoding cytoplasmic polyadenylation element-binding protein 4-like isoform X2, producing the protein MDDYGFGVLVKNNCSGIKSAFPVRIPPHLQPQPSHLNHPANPPSPPSFINSTSATNGGGSAWLFPSVTPHSNMQDEILDSDKAKALDLQEKAQPQALSPGQQEAGGGLGELDGSLPEDCSMEKGSLESSGGKEKLRGGMDSPPVLGGFDYQDSLGMATSGAQSTTTTSSLTSFNNWSPTVPSNPSPVASEDVGSGFFGPAGSNANGPPMLFQNFSHHAGPGFGGVGGSFSPQIGPVSQHHPSPHPHHYHPHNQGVPPQHRRSPASPHPPQPSSPPHPHRSGAFTQLPHLAPAQSKPPSPWGSYQSPVPSTPTSTSWSPGVGYGGWGGSQGVREYRRGLNGGVTALNSISPLKKSFPNNQVPSQKYLRNNTGFNHKAWMEDSMSRTDNFPFQERTRSFDGFSMHSLENSLIDIMRAEQDSLKGRYGFSHQGGDGSLPMNARSYGRRRGHSNLFPMGDEHSFGEDESGDQGLPGLGSAHCFPQLNGERVERYSRKVFVGGLPPDIDEDEITASFRRFGHLFVDWPHKAESKSYFPPKGYAFLLFQDESSVQDLIDACIEEDGKLYLCVSSPTIKDKPVQIRPWNLNDSDFVMDGSQPLDPRKTIFVGGVPRPLRAVELAMIMDRLYGGVCYAGIDTDPELKYPKGAGRVAFSNQQSYIAAISARFVQLQHGEIDKRVEVKPYVLDDQLCDECQGTRCGGKFAPFFCANVTCLQYYCEYCWATIHSRAGREFHKPLVKEGGDRPRHISFRWN; encoded by the exons ATGGACGACTACGGCTTCGGAGTCCTGGTGAAGAATAACTGCAGTGGCATTAAATCTGCTTTCCCCGTGAGGATCCCTCCTCACCTCCAACCCCAGCCCTCCCACCTCAATCACCCCGCCAACCCCCCCAGCCCCCCTTCATTCATCAATAGCACCTCAGCCACCAATGGAGGAGGTAGTGCCTGGCTGTTCCCCTCCGTAACACCCCACAGTAACATGCAGGATGAGATCCTTGACTCCGACAAGGCCAAAGCCCTGGACCTGCAGGAGAAGGCCCAGCCGCAGGCCCTCTCCCCTGGGCAGCAAGAGGCCGGAGGTGGCCTAGGGGAGCTAGATGGGTCTCTACCTGAGGACTGCTCCATGGAGAAGGGCTCATTGGAGAGCAGCGGTGGGAAGGAGAAGCTTAGGGGTGGGATGGACTCTCCTCCGGTGCTGGGGGGGTTTGACTACCAGGACAGCCTGGGGATGGCGACGTCTGGAGCCCAGTCCACCACCACTACCTCCTCCCTGACCTCCTTCAACAACTGGTCCCCAACCGTACCCTCCAACCCCTCCCCCGTGGCCAGTGAGGACGTTGGGAGCGGGTTCTTTGGCCCGGCCGGTTCCAATGCTAACGGACCCCCGATGCTTTTCCAGAACTTCTCCCACCACGCCGGGCCCGGCTTCGGAGGGGTGGGGGGTAGCTTCTCCCCCCAGATTGGCCCTGTCTCCCAGCACCACCCTTCTCCacacccccaccactaccacccccACAACCAGGGGGTCCCCCCGCAGCACCGCCGTTCCCCAGCCTCCCCCCACCCGCCCCAGCCCTCCTCCCCCCCTCACCCCCACCGCTCTGGAGCCTTCACCCAGCTGCCCCACCTGGCCCCTGCCCAGTCAAAGCCCCCCTCCCCTTGGGGCAGCTACCAGAGCCCTGTCCCCTCCACCCCCACTTCCACGTCCTGGAGCCCTGGAGTGGGGTACGGTGGCTGGGGAGGGTCACAGGGGGTCCGAGAGTACCGCAGGGGCCTCAACGGAGGGGTGACGGCCCTCAACTCCATCTCACCACTAAAGAAGTCTTTCCCCAACAACCAG GTTCCCTCTCAGAAGTATCTTCGTAACAACACTGGGTTCAACCACAAGGCTTGGATGGAAGACAGCATGAGTCGCACTGACAACTTCCCTTTCCAG GAGAGAACCCGTTCCTTTGATGGCTTCAGCATGCACTCCCTGGAGAACAGTCTGATTGATATTATGAGGGCTGAACAGGATTCCTTGAAAG GTCGCTATGGTTTCTCTCACCAGGGCGGAGATGGGTCTTTGCCCATGAATG CTAGGAGCTATGGCAGACGACGAG GTCACTCTAACCTGTTCCCCATGGGGGACGAGCACTCCTTCGGAGAGGACGAGTCAGGTGACCAGGGACTTCCTGGTTTAGGATCCGCCCACTGTTTCCCGCAGCTCAACGGAGAGCGAGTGGAGAGGTACTCACGCAAGGTGTTTGTGGGAGGACTGCCCCCCGATATAGACGAAG ATGAGATCACTGCCAGTTTCCGCCGGTTCGGTCACCTGTTTGTCGATTGGCCCCACAAGGCTGAGAGCAAGTCCTATTTCCCACCCAAAG GTTATGCATTCTTGCTGTTCCAAGACGAGAGCTCTGTCCAGGATCTGATTGATGCCTGTATCGAGGAGGATGGCAAGCTCTACCTCTGTGTCTCCAGCCCCACCATCAAGGACAAGCCT GTCCAGATCCGTCCCTGGAACCTGAACGACAGTGACTTTGTGATGGACGGCTCTCAGcctctggaccccaggaagaccaTCTTCGTAGGGGGGGTGCCACGTCCTCTACGTGCAG TGGAGCTGGCCATGATAATGGatcgtctgtatggaggagtgtgtTACGCTGGCATCGACACAGACCCTGAGCTGAAATACCCTAAAGGAGCGGGCCGTGTGGCCTTCTCCAATCAGCAGAGCTACATCGCTGCTATCAGCGCTCGATTCGTTCAGCTGCAGCACGGCGAGATCGACAAACGG gTGGAAGTGAAGCCATACGTGCTGGATGACCAGCTGTGTGACGAGTGCCAGGGGACACGCTGTGGGGGGAAGTTCGCTCCCTTCTTCTGCGCTAACGTCACCTGTCTCCAGTACTACTGTGAGTACTGCTGGGCCACCATCCACTCCCGGGCCGGACGAGAGTTCCACAAGCCACTGGTCAAGGAGGGGGGTGACCGGCCCCGACACATATCCTTCAGGTGGAACTAG
- the LOC139581670 gene encoding cytoplasmic polyadenylation element-binding protein 4-like isoform X1, producing the protein MDDYGFGVLVKNNCSGIKSAFPVRIPPHLQPQPSHLNHPANPPSPPSFINSTSATNGGGSAWLFPSVTPHSNMQDEILDSDKAKALDLQEKAQPQALSPGQQEAGGGLGELDGSLPEDCSMEKGSLESSGGKEKLRGGMDSPPVLGGFDYQDSLGMATSGAQSTTTTSSLTSFNNWSPTVPSNPSPVASEDVGSGFFGPAGSNANGPPMLFQNFSHHAGPGFGGVGGSFSPQIGPVSQHHPSPHPHHYHPHNQGVPPQHRRSPASPHPPQPSSPPHPHRSGAFTQLPHLAPAQSKPPSPWGSYQSPVPSTPTSTSWSPGVGYGGWGGSQGVREYRRGLNGGVTALNSISPLKKSFPNNQVPSQKYLRNNTGFNHKAWMEDSMSRTDNFPFQQERTRSFDGFSMHSLENSLIDIMRAEQDSLKGRYGFSHQGGDGSLPMNARSYGRRRGHSNLFPMGDEHSFGEDESGDQGLPGLGSAHCFPQLNGERVERYSRKVFVGGLPPDIDEDEITASFRRFGHLFVDWPHKAESKSYFPPKGYAFLLFQDESSVQDLIDACIEEDGKLYLCVSSPTIKDKPVQIRPWNLNDSDFVMDGSQPLDPRKTIFVGGVPRPLRAVELAMIMDRLYGGVCYAGIDTDPELKYPKGAGRVAFSNQQSYIAAISARFVQLQHGEIDKRVEVKPYVLDDQLCDECQGTRCGGKFAPFFCANVTCLQYYCEYCWATIHSRAGREFHKPLVKEGGDRPRHISFRWN; encoded by the exons ATGGACGACTACGGCTTCGGAGTCCTGGTGAAGAATAACTGCAGTGGCATTAAATCTGCTTTCCCCGTGAGGATCCCTCCTCACCTCCAACCCCAGCCCTCCCACCTCAATCACCCCGCCAACCCCCCCAGCCCCCCTTCATTCATCAATAGCACCTCAGCCACCAATGGAGGAGGTAGTGCCTGGCTGTTCCCCTCCGTAACACCCCACAGTAACATGCAGGATGAGATCCTTGACTCCGACAAGGCCAAAGCCCTGGACCTGCAGGAGAAGGCCCAGCCGCAGGCCCTCTCCCCTGGGCAGCAAGAGGCCGGAGGTGGCCTAGGGGAGCTAGATGGGTCTCTACCTGAGGACTGCTCCATGGAGAAGGGCTCATTGGAGAGCAGCGGTGGGAAGGAGAAGCTTAGGGGTGGGATGGACTCTCCTCCGGTGCTGGGGGGGTTTGACTACCAGGACAGCCTGGGGATGGCGACGTCTGGAGCCCAGTCCACCACCACTACCTCCTCCCTGACCTCCTTCAACAACTGGTCCCCAACCGTACCCTCCAACCCCTCCCCCGTGGCCAGTGAGGACGTTGGGAGCGGGTTCTTTGGCCCGGCCGGTTCCAATGCTAACGGACCCCCGATGCTTTTCCAGAACTTCTCCCACCACGCCGGGCCCGGCTTCGGAGGGGTGGGGGGTAGCTTCTCCCCCCAGATTGGCCCTGTCTCCCAGCACCACCCTTCTCCacacccccaccactaccacccccACAACCAGGGGGTCCCCCCGCAGCACCGCCGTTCCCCAGCCTCCCCCCACCCGCCCCAGCCCTCCTCCCCCCCTCACCCCCACCGCTCTGGAGCCTTCACCCAGCTGCCCCACCTGGCCCCTGCCCAGTCAAAGCCCCCCTCCCCTTGGGGCAGCTACCAGAGCCCTGTCCCCTCCACCCCCACTTCCACGTCCTGGAGCCCTGGAGTGGGGTACGGTGGCTGGGGAGGGTCACAGGGGGTCCGAGAGTACCGCAGGGGCCTCAACGGAGGGGTGACGGCCCTCAACTCCATCTCACCACTAAAGAAGTCTTTCCCCAACAACCAG GTTCCCTCTCAGAAGTATCTTCGTAACAACACTGGGTTCAACCACAAGGCTTGGATGGAAGACAGCATGAGTCGCACTGACAACTTCCCTTTCCAG cAGGAGAGAACCCGTTCCTTTGATGGCTTCAGCATGCACTCCCTGGAGAACAGTCTGATTGATATTATGAGGGCTGAACAGGATTCCTTGAAAG GTCGCTATGGTTTCTCTCACCAGGGCGGAGATGGGTCTTTGCCCATGAATG CTAGGAGCTATGGCAGACGACGAG GTCACTCTAACCTGTTCCCCATGGGGGACGAGCACTCCTTCGGAGAGGACGAGTCAGGTGACCAGGGACTTCCTGGTTTAGGATCCGCCCACTGTTTCCCGCAGCTCAACGGAGAGCGAGTGGAGAGGTACTCACGCAAGGTGTTTGTGGGAGGACTGCCCCCCGATATAGACGAAG ATGAGATCACTGCCAGTTTCCGCCGGTTCGGTCACCTGTTTGTCGATTGGCCCCACAAGGCTGAGAGCAAGTCCTATTTCCCACCCAAAG GTTATGCATTCTTGCTGTTCCAAGACGAGAGCTCTGTCCAGGATCTGATTGATGCCTGTATCGAGGAGGATGGCAAGCTCTACCTCTGTGTCTCCAGCCCCACCATCAAGGACAAGCCT GTCCAGATCCGTCCCTGGAACCTGAACGACAGTGACTTTGTGATGGACGGCTCTCAGcctctggaccccaggaagaccaTCTTCGTAGGGGGGGTGCCACGTCCTCTACGTGCAG TGGAGCTGGCCATGATAATGGatcgtctgtatggaggagtgtgtTACGCTGGCATCGACACAGACCCTGAGCTGAAATACCCTAAAGGAGCGGGCCGTGTGGCCTTCTCCAATCAGCAGAGCTACATCGCTGCTATCAGCGCTCGATTCGTTCAGCTGCAGCACGGCGAGATCGACAAACGG gTGGAAGTGAAGCCATACGTGCTGGATGACCAGCTGTGTGACGAGTGCCAGGGGACACGCTGTGGGGGGAAGTTCGCTCCCTTCTTCTGCGCTAACGTCACCTGTCTCCAGTACTACTGTGAGTACTGCTGGGCCACCATCCACTCCCGGGCCGGACGAGAGTTCCACAAGCCACTGGTCAAGGAGGGGGGTGACCGGCCCCGACACATATCCTTCAGGTGGAACTAG